GTCAGAGTGCCGATCGGGAGGCTGTGACGCGTGAGGATCACTTTATTGTCCGGTTCATCGAACATGATGCCGTCGAGACCGGGGGCCGACCTTGATCTGTTTGATCACAGCCAGTGTCTTGAGATCGAACATCGTCACCGTGTCGTTGCCGCCGTTGGTCGTGAAACCATGGCCGGCTTTAGTGGCGATTCCGGCGCCATGCACTCCAGGCGTATCCGGGATGTCGCCAACGACTTTACCCGTCGGGCCGTCGACCACCATCATATGTGTGGCGCGCGAAACAAACACATGCCCCGTCGCCGGTTCAACGGCGACGTAGTCCGTGTTTCCATCGCCTTTGATGTCGAACTTCTCAACCTTAAATGTTTGGGCGTGCCCAATATGCGGGGAATCTTAACGGAGGACGACCGCCGTTAGGTTAAATCGAGATTAATAATCGTTTATCTCGGGCGAGTGCGGGATAAACGACTGTCAATTCCGGTTGATTTGCCACGCATCGGGTTTATCGGACGCTACATCATTCACCATACCTTCATATTTGTGTAACAGCAGCGAACCATCACTCCTTCTATCGATGTTTAACGCATCACGAAAAGGGGGATCCACATGCTGCGAGTATTGGCGACGTTTTTGTTCTGCACCTGTGTTTTCAGTGTTTCCTTGTTTGCTCAGGATCGCGCAGCCATTGATGGCATGGTGAGGGATGCCTCAGGCGCCGTTATCCCGAATGCCATAGTCGAATTGGATTCGCCGGAAACCGGCCTTCATCTCACGGCGGTGACGAGCCCGGCCTGACTCTACGAGTTGACGCCGCTGCCTGTCGGAAGTTACACGATCAAATTCACGAAAGAGGGTTTCAAACCCACCGCTATTAATAATGTTGAACTGGAGTACGGGCAGACCAGAACGTTCGACGTGAAGTTGGAAGTAGGCGCCTTGCAAGAAGGCGTCTCGGTAACCGCGACGGCGGAGAGCGTCAACCGGACGAATGCCG
The genomic region above belongs to Terriglobia bacterium and contains:
- a CDS encoding carboxypeptidase-like regulatory domain-containing protein, which codes for MLRVLATFLFCTCVFSVSLFAQDRAAIDGMVRDASGAVIPNAIVELDSPETGLHLTAVTSPA